In the genome of Thermodesulfobacteriota bacterium, one region contains:
- the coaD gene encoding pantetheine-phosphate adenylyltransferase: MKRVAIYPGSFDPFTNGHINIIERGVKVFDTVIVAVAHNTSKKTTFTLEERVEIIREIFKNRSEVKIDYFEGLLVEYAKKIGTNIVLRGMRTVSDFEYELQMALSNKLLYSELETVFMVTESVYSHISSSLIKEIITLGGSAKEMVPEIVEKKLREKLLKHRED; this comes from the coding sequence ATGAAGAGAGTCGCAATCTATCCCGGCTCTTTCGACCCGTTCACGAACGGCCATATCAACATAATCGAGCGCGGGGTCAAGGTCTTTGATACGGTGATAGTCGCCGTCGCTCATAATACTTCCAAGAAGACTACCTTTACTCTAGAGGAAAGGGTGGAAATCATACGGGAGATATTCAAAAACCGTTCAGAGGTAAAGATAGATTACTTCGAGGGATTATTAGTGGAATACGCAAAGAAAATAGGAACAAATATAGTGCTTCGCGGTATGAGAACGGTGTCCGACTTCGAATACGAGCTTCAAATGGCGTTATCTAACAAACTGCTCTATTCGGAGCTGGAGACGGTATTTATGGTTACCGAAAGCGTATATTCACACATCAGCTCTTCGCTTATTAAGGAGATAATAACCCTGGGCGGCTCTGCAAAGGAGATGGTTCCGGAGATTGTGGAGAAAAAGTTGAGGGAGAAGTTACTCAAGCATAGGGAGGATTAA
- the rsmD gene encoding 16S rRNA (guanine(966)-N(2))-methyltransferase RsmD, which produces MLHVLTGKAKGRKLKVPRGKGVRPTTGRVKKTIFDTLGDIKGLRVLDLFAGSGSLGLEALSRDVAHVTFVEKDPSVCRVLKENITLCGFMDRADLICVHYQRALRRLKRGGQKFDLVFIDPPYISYGTKGVSDFIEDVSELLEDDGVIVIEHNYKIDDLPGHFNKVTKPFGGTQLSFFRRGDR; this is translated from the coding sequence ATGTTGCATGTGCTAACAGGCAAGGCAAAGGGTAGAAAATTAAAGGTTCCTAGGGGAAAGGGCGTTAGGCCCACCACCGGAAGGGTAAAAAAAACCATATTCGACACACTCGGTGATATAAAAGGACTGAGGGTGCTAGACCTGTTTGCCGGTTCCGGAAGTTTGGGTTTAGAGGCTTTGAGTCGGGATGTAGCCCACGTGACATTTGTGGAGAAGGACCCTTCTGTTTGTAGAGTGCTCAAGGAGAATATAACACTTTGCGGCTTCATGGACAGGGCAGATTTGATATGCGTCCACTACCAACGGGCGCTAAGGAGGCTTAAAAGGGGCGGACAAAAATTCGACCTGGTCTTTATCGACCCGCCCTACATTTCCTACGGAACCAAGGGGGTTTCTGATTTTATCGAGGATGTATCGGAACTCCTCGAGGATGACGGGGTAATCGTGATCGAACATAACTACAAGATAGACGACCTGCCGGGACACTTTAATAAGGTTACTAAGCCTTTTGGCGGTACCCAGCTCAGCTTTTTCAGAAGAGGTGACAGATGA
- a CDS encoding pyridoxal phosphate-dependent aminotransferase, giving the protein MRLAARAEKLKPSATLAITAKAKALKAQGIDVVGFGAGEPDFDTPDNIKDRAIKAIKEGFTKYTAVGGIDELKNAIIYRLKEDHALQYDKAEIIVSCGAKHTLYNLSQVLFEDGDEVIIPSPYWVSYPEQVSLAGGTPVIIETEEEAGFKIDPDKLKKLITPRTKALILNYPSNPTGATYNEEELKDIVNIAMNSGLIIISDEIYEKILYDGLTHTPVAKLGEEVKKSTILVNGVSKSYSMTGWRIGFAAGDKKIIGAMNNLQGQSTSNPVSISQIAAVEAFQGSQEEVKKMAMEFEKRKNYIVKRLSDIPGFKCFNPQGAFYVFPNISRFYRKKHNGKEIKNSVDFTEFLLEEAKVAVVPGIEFGSDNHIRISYATSMDEIKKGIDRVEKAVEKLK; this is encoded by the coding sequence ATGAGACTAGCCGCACGCGCGGAAAAACTAAAGCCGTCGGCGACACTGGCGATTACTGCCAAGGCCAAGGCCCTCAAGGCTCAGGGCATAGACGTAGTCGGATTCGGGGCTGGAGAGCCCGATTTCGATACCCCGGATAACATAAAAGACCGGGCCATCAAGGCCATAAAAGAAGGATTCACCAAGTACACCGCTGTGGGCGGAATCGACGAGCTTAAGAACGCTATTATTTATCGTCTAAAGGAAGACCACGCGCTTCAGTACGATAAGGCAGAGATAATCGTATCCTGTGGCGCCAAGCATACTCTATATAATCTATCCCAGGTCCTCTTTGAGGATGGGGACGAGGTCATAATTCCTTCCCCTTACTGGGTCTCATATCCGGAGCAGGTAAGCCTTGCCGGGGGCACTCCGGTAATTATCGAGACCGAGGAGGAAGCCGGGTTCAAAATCGACCCGGACAAGCTCAAAAAACTGATCACTCCCAGGACCAAGGCGTTAATACTCAACTATCCTTCTAACCCCACCGGGGCTACTTATAACGAGGAGGAGTTGAAAGATATAGTCAATATCGCTATGAATTCGGGATTGATTATAATTTCCGATGAGATTTACGAAAAGATTCTATACGACGGGCTTACCCACACACCGGTAGCCAAGTTGGGCGAGGAGGTGAAGAAGTCCACCATACTGGTGAACGGTGTCTCCAAATCTTATTCCATGACCGGATGGAGGATCGGATTTGCGGCCGGGGATAAAAAAATAATCGGGGCTATGAATAATCTCCAGGGACAGTCCACGTCAAACCCGGTATCCATTTCTCAGATAGCGGCTGTAGAAGCGTTTCAAGGCTCACAAGAAGAAGTAAAAAAGATGGCAATGGAATTTGAGAAGAGAAAGAATTACATAGTGAAGAGGCTAAGCGACATTCCCGGTTTCAAGTGTTTTAATCCCCAGGGTGCCTTCTATGTGTTTCCCAATATTTCGAGATTTTATAGAAAGAAGCATAATGGAAAAGAGATAAAAAATTCCGTCGATTTTACTGAGTTCCTCCTGGAGGAAGCGAAAGTCGCTGTCGTTCCCGGGATAGAATTCGGGTCGGATAATCATATCAGAATCTCCTATGCTACCTCGATGGATGAGATAAAGAAAGGCATCGATAGAGTAGAGAAAGCCGTGGAAAAACTGAAATGA
- a CDS encoding serine/threonine-protein kinase: MVGKEVGSYRLLEKIGQGGMGIVYKGIHITLEQEVAIKVLSPQFSEDPNMRKRFIKEARIQAKFSHPNVVNLLNYVEEEDEVFLIMEFVNGETLEKRLRRENALAIEEAVSISSSVLQALDFMHSKGVIHRDIKPSNIMFTESGLVKVTDFGIAKVIGEKALTKTGLVGTFRYMSPELILGEETSVASDVYSFGITFYEMLTGTVPFNSDSEYKIMKGHLEEKPLPPWEINNKVSRKLGKVILKALAKNPEDRYENVRDFARDMETAIKKPKWSNILPQRLGIRVWELHSDKKSFLVLAMLAIMLISVFPILKKAEDSESFEAGKTSSQFESSLPDSVNPGMGVTHYQSTDHQIEIKERYREEAPGKDASLKTINNKLGAEEELPAGETKKASFQKAGSLEKSTENKYEKIEMAETGTLFKNEEKRFSKPNKKDRWNIRK, translated from the coding sequence ATGGTAGGCAAGGAAGTCGGTTCTTACAGATTATTGGAAAAGATCGGCCAGGGTGGGATGGGCATAGTCTATAAGGGCATACATATAACCCTGGAACAAGAGGTAGCGATCAAGGTGCTTTCCCCTCAATTTTCGGAAGACCCCAACATGAGGAAGAGGTTCATCAAGGAAGCTAGGATCCAAGCCAAATTCTCCCACCCCAACGTAGTCAACCTGCTTAATTATGTGGAGGAGGAGGATGAAGTCTTCCTGATAATGGAATTCGTGAACGGCGAAACCTTGGAGAAGAGGTTAAGAAGAGAAAATGCGCTAGCAATAGAAGAAGCGGTATCAATATCCTCGAGTGTCTTACAGGCTCTAGACTTTATGCACTCAAAGGGGGTGATTCATCGAGATATTAAACCCAGTAACATCATGTTCACCGAAAGCGGCCTGGTTAAAGTCACTGATTTTGGAATAGCCAAAGTAATAGGCGAGAAAGCACTGACTAAAACAGGCCTGGTCGGGACATTTCGTTATATGTCACCTGAACTGATACTGGGAGAGGAAACCAGCGTTGCATCCGATGTCTATTCCTTCGGCATTACCTTTTACGAGATGCTCACCGGAACGGTTCCGTTCAACAGCGACTCAGAGTACAAAATCATGAAAGGCCACCTAGAGGAAAAGCCTTTACCTCCTTGGGAGATAAACAACAAGGTCTCAAGAAAGCTGGGCAAAGTCATCCTGAAGGCCCTGGCTAAAAACCCGGAAGACCGCTATGAGAACGTCAGGGACTTTGCACGAGATATGGAAACGGCGATCAAAAAACCAAAATGGTCGAATATACTGCCACAAAGGCTTGGTATCAGGGTTTGGGAGCTTCATTCGGACAAAAAGAGTTTTTTAGTTCTGGCCATGCTGGCAATCATGCTTATCTCCGTCTTCCCCATACTAAAAAAGGCAGAGGATAGCGAGTCTTTTGAGGCGGGTAAGACCAGTTCGCAATTCGAGTCCTCACTCCCTGATAGCGTGAACCCCGGTATGGGAGTAACACACTATCAATCAACCGATCACCAAATCGAGATAAAGGAAAGGTATCGCGAGGAGGCTCCGGGCAAGGATGCATCATTGAAAACAATCAATAATAAACTAGGCGCCGAAGAAGAACTGCCAGCCGGAGAAACTAAGAAGGCATCATTCCAGAAGGCAGGCTCGCTTGAAAAATCTACCGAAAACAAATATGAAAAAATCGAAATGGCGGAAACCGGAACTTTATTCAAAAACGAGGAAAAACGCTTTTCAAAACCGAATAAGAAAGATAGGTGGAATATTAGAAAGTGA